The Primulina huaijiensis isolate GDHJ02 chromosome 12, ASM1229523v2, whole genome shotgun sequence genome has a window encoding:
- the LOC140990539 gene encoding serine/threonine-protein kinase AGC1-5-like, which translates to MEIYVFDMADERKTPSSASTTTTTTTMAMNDMVEATNLKTSFGSETSRDIESIAVEIFRDAKKRGSETMTQKLTLHDFSFIRRLGSGDIGTVYLVELKGSKGSVFAAKMMDREELVSRNKEGRAGTEREILEMLDHPFLPFLYTTIECSRWSCLLTEFCPGGDLHILRQRQPEKRFDEDAVRFYASEVIVALEYLHMLGVVYRDLKPENVLVKSDGHIMLTDFDLSLKCDDSTSKPQIVYDRLNSKTHKSSSSDYSSRRFSIPSCMLPSCVVPSVSCLRPTRRRCRKGSRSTLKIVAEPIEARSMSFVGTHEYLAPEIVSGEGHGNAVDWWTLGVFIYEMFYGVTPFKGTDNEFTLSNIVARELRFPKDVPSVPASAKDLIIQLLNKDPTKRMGSTMGAAAMKQHPFFEGVNWALLRCTKPPYTPISKDFVSFNNDDPFDVNVEYY; encoded by the exons ATGGAAATATACGTATTCGATATGGCTGATGAACGCAAAACCCCGAGTTCGGCATCTACCACCACTACTACCACGACTATGGCTATGAATGACATGGTCGAGGCTACCAATCTAAAAACGAGCTTTGGCTCTGAAACTAGTCGTGATATCGAATCCATCGCCGTCGAAATCTTTCGAGATGCCAAGAAACGAGGATCCGAAACTATGACACAAAAGCTTACTCTGCATGACTTCTCGTTCATCCGGAGGCTCGGTAGCGGCGACATAGGCACGGTTTACCTGGTGGAGTTAAAAGGCTCTAAAGGTTCTGTCTTTGCAGCTAAGATGATGGACAGGGAGGAGTTGGTTAGTAGGAATAAGGAGGGTAGAGCAGGGACAGAGAGGGAAATACTTGAAATGTTGGACCATCCATTTTTGCCTTTCCTTTACACCACGATTGAATGTTCGAGGTGGTCTTGTTTGTTAACCGAGTTTTGTCCCGGCGGCGACTTGCATATTCTCCGGCAACGCCAGCCGGAGAAAAGATTCGATGAAGACGCTGTCAG GTTTTATGCATCAGAAGTGATTGTTGCACTAGAATACCTACACATGCTAGGCGTAGTTTATCGAGACCTGAAGCCCGAAAATGTACTTGTAAAATCCGACGGTCATATAATGCTTACTGATTTCGACCTCTCCCTAAAATGTGATGATTCAACATCAAAGCCACAGATAGTCTACGATCGACTCAATTCAAAAACTCACAAATCGTCTAGTTCCGATTATTCATCTCGTAGATTCTCCATACCGTCGTGTATGTTACCAAGTTGCGTCGTCCCTAGCGTCTCCTGCCTCCGCCCGACCCGGAGGAGGTGTAGGAAGGGTAGTAGAAGTACCCTCAAGATAGTAGCCGAGCCCATCGAGGCACGATCAATGTCATTTGTCGGGACGCACGAGTACCTAGCCCCGGAGATCGTATCCGGTGAAGGTCATGGCAATGCAGTCGACTGGTGGACGCTCGGGGTCTTTATATACGAAATGTTCTACGGGGTGACACCATTCAAGGGGACGGACAACGAATTCACCCTGTCGAACATCGTGGCTCGAGAGCTCAGATTTCCGAAGGACGTCCCGTCGGTTCCGGCTTCGGCTAAGGATCTGATCATCCAGTTACTGAACAAGGATCCTACTAAAAGAATGGGTTCTACCATGGGTGCAGCTGCCATGAAGCAACACCCTTTCTTTGAAGGTGTGAATTGGGCACTACTGAGATGCACAAAGCCACCATATACACCAATTTCTAAGgattttgtttcatttaataacGATGATCCATTCGATGTAAATGTTGAGTATTATTAA